Proteins found in one Amycolatopsis aidingensis genomic segment:
- a CDS encoding glycosyltransferase — protein sequence MGDSNRALRILAWHVHGSWMNAFVHGRHEYLLPRTEEGGPWGRGRAGRPWPDRAREVPADRLTDTEVDVVLLQRPEELELTQRWLGREPGRDVPAVYVEHNTPRAHAATTRHPLAERADIPLVHVTHFNELMWDNGRCPTRVIPHGIPDPGARYTGELPRAACMINEPVRRWRVTGADLLPVFAEAAPVDVYGIGVGDLASRMPAARGRVHGVADLGQAELHHEVARRRVYLHTARWTSLGLSLLEAMQLGMPVVAVAATEAVTVPPEAGAVGTDVAALASATRHLMHEPEAAARAGKAAREFALAHHGLVDFLRGWDDLLAEVTR from the coding sequence ATGGGCGACAGCAACCGAGCGCTGCGGATACTGGCCTGGCATGTGCACGGGTCCTGGATGAACGCGTTCGTCCATGGCCGCCACGAGTATCTGCTCCCCCGGACCGAGGAGGGCGGACCGTGGGGCAGGGGACGCGCCGGGCGGCCGTGGCCGGACCGGGCGCGGGAGGTCCCCGCGGATCGCCTCACCGATACCGAGGTGGACGTGGTTCTGCTGCAACGCCCTGAGGAGCTGGAGCTCACCCAGCGGTGGCTCGGCCGGGAACCCGGGCGGGATGTGCCTGCCGTGTACGTCGAGCACAACACCCCGCGCGCGCACGCGGCCACCACCCGGCATCCGCTGGCCGAGCGCGCGGACATCCCGCTGGTGCACGTGACGCATTTCAACGAGCTGATGTGGGACAACGGCCGGTGCCCGACCAGGGTGATCCCGCACGGCATCCCGGACCCCGGGGCGCGGTACACCGGTGAGCTCCCCCGGGCCGCCTGCATGATCAACGAGCCGGTGCGCCGGTGGCGGGTCACCGGTGCCGACCTGTTGCCGGTGTTCGCCGAGGCGGCGCCGGTGGACGTGTACGGAATCGGCGTCGGCGACCTGGCCTCCCGGATGCCCGCGGCTCGTGGGCGCGTCCACGGGGTCGCCGACCTGGGACAGGCCGAGCTGCACCACGAGGTGGCCCGCCGCAGGGTGTACCTGCACACTGCCCGCTGGACCTCGCTCGGCCTGTCCTTGCTGGAGGCGATGCAACTGGGCATGCCGGTGGTCGCGGTGGCGGCCACCGAGGCGGTGACGGTGCCGCCCGAGGCGGGCGCGGTCGGCACCGACGTGGCGGCGCTGGCCTCGGCGACGCGCCACCTGATGCACGAGCCCGAGGCCGCCGCACGGGCAGGCAAGGCCGCACGGGAGTTCGCGCTTGCCCACCACGGGCTGGTGGACTTCCTGCGCGGCTGGGACGACCTCCTCGCGGAGGTGACGCGATGA
- a CDS encoding polysaccharide pyruvyl transferase family protein, producing the protein MRVLVTGWPSFEHGEATAGDVLGMTRVHATLTGAGIAADLAWSPGFRPGEPGLAGFDPDRYTHLVFACGPAHGWQLRELHERYARCLRIAVGVSVLDQEDPAVTGFHRVLARDDGVRARADLSVAAPVRPVPVAGVVLAPRQPEFADLRRHDQVHTALTGWLSAQDCALLELDTRLSGHEWRRCATPDQFAAVLSRVDVLATSRLHGLVFALGQGVPVLAVDPVAGGGKVTAQASVLGWPAVVGAGEAVLPGAFDRLWRWCLSAEGRAAAQRRRHGHPTPGLLAELVRRVGDRDAA; encoded by the coding sequence ATGCGTGTACTCGTCACCGGCTGGCCGAGCTTCGAGCACGGCGAGGCGACCGCGGGGGATGTGCTCGGGATGACCCGCGTGCATGCCACGCTCACCGGCGCGGGCATCGCGGCCGATCTGGCGTGGAGCCCCGGGTTCCGGCCGGGTGAACCGGGGCTGGCCGGTTTCGACCCGGATCGCTACACCCATCTGGTGTTCGCCTGCGGGCCCGCGCATGGATGGCAGCTGCGGGAACTGCACGAGCGTTACGCCCGCTGCCTGCGCATTGCGGTTGGCGTTTCCGTGCTCGACCAGGAGGATCCGGCGGTTACCGGCTTCCACCGGGTGCTGGCAAGAGACGACGGCGTTCGCGCCCGTGCCGATCTGTCCGTGGCCGCGCCGGTCCGGCCGGTTCCGGTAGCCGGGGTCGTGCTGGCCCCGCGGCAGCCCGAGTTCGCGGACTTGCGCCGGCACGACCAGGTACACACCGCGCTCACCGGCTGGCTGTCCGCGCAGGACTGCGCGTTACTGGAGCTGGACACCCGGTTGTCCGGGCACGAGTGGCGGCGCTGCGCCACCCCGGACCAGTTCGCCGCCGTGCTGTCCCGGGTGGACGTGCTGGCCACCAGCAGGCTGCACGGCCTCGTGTTCGCGCTGGGTCAGGGCGTTCCGGTGCTGGCCGTGGACCCGGTTGCGGGCGGCGGAAAGGTCACGGCCCAGGCCTCCGTGCTCGGCTGGCCAGCCGTGGTCGGCGCAGGGGAAGCCGTCCTGCCAGGGGCGTTCGACCGGCTCTGGCGATGGTGCCTTTCCGCGGAGGGACGCGCGGCGGCGCAGCGGCGGCGCCATGGCCATCCCACCCCGGGGTTGCTGGCCGAGCTGGTACGACGGGTCGGGGACCGGGACGCCGCATGA
- a CDS encoding hemerythrin domain-containing protein: MTTQQQNRDLISVITEDHRAVERVFTELESRSGSPQHRRDLADHVIAELVRHSVAEEQYLYPAARKHLPNGEEIAEHEIAEHSEAERTMKELEDVQPTDPRFDQLLGQLMSDIRHHVEDEENDLLPKLQAACSEQELRELGEEVLRAKEIAPTRPHPSAPDTPPMNRILDPGAGLIDKIRDGLSGRSANT; this comes from the coding sequence ATGACCACACAGCAGCAGAATCGGGACCTGATCTCGGTCATCACCGAGGACCATCGCGCGGTGGAGAGGGTCTTCACCGAGCTGGAGAGCAGGTCCGGCAGTCCGCAGCACCGCCGCGACCTCGCCGATCACGTCATCGCCGAGCTGGTCCGGCACTCGGTGGCCGAGGAGCAGTACCTATACCCGGCCGCACGCAAGCACCTGCCGAACGGGGAGGAAATCGCCGAGCACGAGATCGCCGAGCACAGCGAGGCGGAGCGGACCATGAAGGAACTGGAGGACGTCCAGCCCACCGATCCCCGATTCGACCAGCTGCTGGGCCAGTTGATGAGCGATATCCGCCACCACGTGGAGGATGAGGAGAACGACCTGCTGCCCAAGCTGCAAGCCGCCTGTTCCGAGCAGGAACTGCGGGAACTCGGCGAGGAGGTCTTGCGCGCCAAGGAGATCGCACCCACCCGTCCACATCCGTCCGCACCGGACACTCCGCCGATGAACCGGATTCTCGACCCGGGTGCCGGGCTGATCGACAAGATCCGGGACGGGCTCAGCGGCCGCAGCGCGAACACCTGA
- a CDS encoding glycosyltransferase family 2 protein gives MDRATVVMITHNRVREVLRTLREMTRQPDGAPIILVDNGSGDGTADTVARRYPEVELIRSERNLGAVARNLAVRRVRTRYVAFCDDDTTWQPGSLARAADLLDAHPGLGAVTGRCLVEPGLAEDPLTPELRHSPVPRPAWLPGPALLGVLAGLSMFRVTAFRAVGGFSPRLWLGGEEELLSLDLAARGWWMCWAEDVVIHHAPSKQRDSRHRRTLGIRNTLWTLWLRRPLRSAARRTRAVLAGAPADRATCSAVLAALRGLPWVLRERRVVPRRVEEGLVLLEDAQRRSTARRYVD, from the coding sequence GTGGACCGGGCGACGGTGGTGATGATCACGCACAATCGCGTGCGGGAGGTGCTGCGCACCCTGCGGGAGATGACGCGGCAACCGGACGGCGCACCGATCATCCTGGTGGACAACGGTTCCGGCGACGGCACCGCGGACACCGTCGCGCGCCGGTACCCGGAGGTCGAGCTGATCCGCAGCGAGCGCAACCTCGGTGCGGTGGCGCGTAACCTCGCGGTGCGCAGGGTGCGGACCCGGTACGTCGCCTTCTGTGATGACGACACCACCTGGCAGCCCGGTTCCCTTGCCAGGGCGGCGGATCTGCTCGACGCGCATCCCGGGCTCGGCGCGGTGACCGGACGCTGCCTTGTCGAACCCGGCCTCGCCGAGGACCCGCTCACCCCGGAGCTGCGGCACTCCCCGGTGCCCCGGCCCGCCTGGCTGCCCGGTCCCGCCCTGCTCGGGGTGCTGGCCGGGCTCAGCATGTTCCGCGTCACCGCCTTCCGTGCGGTGGGCGGGTTCTCCCCGCGGTTGTGGCTGGGCGGCGAGGAGGAACTGCTTTCCCTCGACCTCGCCGCGCGGGGCTGGTGGATGTGCTGGGCCGAGGACGTCGTGATCCACCACGCGCCGTCGAAGCAGCGGGATTCCCGCCACCGCAGGACACTCGGCATCCGGAACACCTTGTGGACCCTCTGGTTGCGCCGCCCGCTGCGCAGCGCGGCCCGCCGCACCCGCGCGGTGCTGGCCGGCGCCCCCGCCGACCGGGCCACCTGCTCCGCCGTGCTGGCAGCGTTGCGCGGGCTGCCATGGGTACTGCGGGAACGCCGGGTCGTACCCCGAAGGGTGGAGGAGGGCCTGGTGTTACTGGAGGACGCGCAGCGCCGCTCCACGGCCCGTCGCTATGTCGACTGA
- a CDS encoding aldehyde dehydrogenase family protein, with the protein MTFSIDLHSPNDGSLIDTVPVATAEEVESAVRFAHERQPRWARVDADERGEALRRAARALRDEAASLAERNEAETGRPRGEALDGVLAGAATLEQYAELGPVHRGRSLRGAFSATDLMVPEPRGVVVVLTPWNDPVAVACGLIGAALVAGNTVIHKPSERCPRTGALLGNIIAGTHPDGVLQHLDGDSTVGATLAADPDVDVIAHVGSTATGRSIAESAARTGAKTLLENGGNDPLVVDGDVDPQWAAEQAAAGAFANCGQICTAVERIYVHRRISEPFLDALASEATRRDLPPLVDVTHRDQVHEQVAEAVRLGARLRAGGTVPSGAGAHYPATVLTGCEPQMRVLAEETFGPVAPVRVIEGFDQGLAEAARDRYGLAATVLTASMEHAQRAWRALPVGTVKINAVFGGAPGGAAEPRGDSGHGFGFGPELLDELSTTKVVHIGHPGS; encoded by the coding sequence ATGACCTTCAGTATCGACCTGCACAGCCCGAACGACGGTAGCCTGATCGACACCGTGCCGGTAGCCACGGCCGAGGAGGTCGAGTCCGCGGTCCGGTTCGCCCACGAACGGCAACCGCGCTGGGCCAGGGTGGACGCGGACGAGCGCGGGGAGGCCCTGCGCCGTGCGGCGCGGGCGCTGCGGGACGAGGCGGCCTCGCTGGCCGAGCGGAACGAGGCCGAGACCGGCCGCCCACGCGGCGAGGCGCTGGATGGTGTACTGGCCGGTGCCGCAACGCTGGAGCAGTACGCCGAGCTGGGGCCGGTGCACCGAGGGCGTAGCCTGCGGGGCGCGTTCTCCGCCACCGATCTCATGGTGCCCGAGCCCAGGGGCGTGGTGGTCGTGCTGACCCCGTGGAACGATCCGGTGGCCGTGGCCTGCGGGCTGATCGGGGCGGCGCTGGTCGCCGGGAACACGGTGATCCACAAGCCCAGCGAGCGTTGCCCGCGTACCGGCGCGCTGCTCGGCAACATCATCGCGGGCACCCATCCGGACGGGGTGCTACAGCATCTCGACGGAGACTCCACGGTGGGCGCCACGCTGGCCGCAGATCCGGATGTGGACGTCATCGCGCATGTCGGCAGCACCGCGACCGGCCGGTCGATCGCGGAGTCCGCGGCCAGGACCGGGGCGAAAACCCTGCTGGAGAACGGGGGCAACGACCCACTGGTGGTGGACGGGGACGTGGATCCGCAATGGGCCGCCGAGCAGGCGGCCGCGGGCGCGTTCGCCAACTGCGGCCAGATCTGCACCGCGGTGGAGCGGATCTACGTGCACCGCCGGATCTCGGAGCCGTTCCTGGACGCGCTGGCGAGCGAGGCCACCCGGCGGGACCTGCCACCGCTGGTGGACGTGACCCACCGGGACCAGGTGCACGAACAGGTCGCCGAGGCCGTGCGGCTCGGGGCACGGCTGCGCGCGGGCGGCACCGTCCCTTCCGGTGCAGGCGCGCACTACCCCGCCACCGTGCTCACCGGCTGTGAACCACAGATGCGCGTGCTGGCGGAGGAGACCTTCGGCCCGGTCGCCCCGGTGCGGGTCATCGAGGGATTCGACCAGGGGCTGGCCGAGGCCGCGCGGGACCGTTACGGCCTGGCGGCCACCGTGCTCACCGCGTCGATGGAACATGCCCAGCGCGCCTGGCGCGCGTTGCCGGTCGGCACCGTCAAGATCAACGCGGTGTTCGGTGGGGCACCGGGCGGCGCAGCCGAGCCACGCGGCGACAGCGGACACGGTTTCGGTTTCGGGCCGGAGCTGCTGGACGAGCTGAGCACCACCAAGGTCGTCCACATCGGACACCCGGGAAGCTGA
- a CDS encoding carbamoyltransferase family protein — translation MRILGINAVFHDPAAALVVDGRIVAAAEEERFTRRKHGKRPVPFSAWELPERAAAWCMESAGIRPSELDAVGYSYDPALVDHQLGGLDPSWEELRTTYARRSPGFLRTALPGLDPGVVHFVPHHVAHAASAALASPFGDTAVLTADGRGESTSALAGEYRDGKLEELATQRLPHSLGLMYEEVTEHLGFARSSDEYKVMALASYGRPRFLARIRDRIRATGDGGFRTDRIDWNELVAARPPGGEFRPEHADLAASVQQRLEEVLLELATWLHARTGQRDLTLAGGIALNCVANTRLHAEGPFERIWVQPAAGDAGTALGAALQLAAEAGEPAEPMPGADLGREWTDEELESWLRQANVGYERPDDIAATVAEALAADRIVAWFHGRAEFGPRALGHRSLLAHPGHPANLDRLNEVKGREQFRPVAPMVPAERAGELFTRGPLPSPYMLFVHDVRPEWRDRIPAVTHVDGTARIQTVDAAAEPLLARLLAEFDARTGLPAVVNTSLNTAGRPMVDDPRDALECFGSAPVDLLAIGPFVVWRR, via the coding sequence GTGCGCATTCTCGGAATCAACGCCGTCTTCCACGACCCGGCCGCCGCGCTGGTGGTGGACGGCCGGATCGTGGCGGCCGCGGAGGAGGAACGGTTCACCCGGCGCAAGCACGGCAAGCGCCCGGTCCCGTTCTCGGCCTGGGAGCTGCCGGAGCGGGCTGCGGCGTGGTGCATGGAGTCGGCCGGGATCCGGCCGTCCGAACTGGACGCCGTCGGGTACTCCTACGATCCGGCACTGGTCGACCACCAGCTCGGCGGCCTCGACCCGTCCTGGGAGGAACTGCGCACGACCTACGCCCGGCGGTCGCCCGGGTTCCTGCGCACCGCCCTGCCAGGACTCGATCCCGGTGTCGTCCACTTCGTCCCGCATCACGTCGCGCACGCCGCCTCGGCCGCGCTGGCCTCCCCGTTCGGCGACACCGCCGTGCTGACCGCTGACGGCCGTGGCGAGAGCACCTCGGCACTGGCAGGCGAGTACCGCGACGGCAAGCTGGAAGAGCTTGCCACGCAACGGCTTCCACACTCGCTCGGACTGATGTACGAGGAGGTCACCGAGCATCTCGGGTTCGCGCGGTCCAGCGACGAGTACAAGGTGATGGCACTGGCCTCCTATGGCAGGCCGCGCTTCCTTGCCCGGATCCGGGATCGGATACGCGCGACCGGCGACGGCGGTTTCCGCACCGACCGGATCGACTGGAACGAGCTGGTTGCAGCCCGGCCGCCCGGCGGGGAGTTCCGGCCGGAGCATGCCGATCTCGCCGCGAGCGTGCAGCAGCGGCTGGAGGAGGTGCTGCTGGAACTGGCCACGTGGCTGCACGCACGGACGGGACAGCGCGACCTCACACTGGCCGGCGGCATCGCGCTGAACTGCGTGGCGAACACCCGGCTGCACGCGGAAGGCCCGTTCGAGCGGATCTGGGTACAACCCGCGGCGGGTGACGCGGGCACCGCGCTGGGCGCCGCGCTGCAACTGGCGGCCGAGGCGGGCGAGCCCGCCGAACCGATGCCCGGCGCCGATCTCGGTCGGGAATGGACGGACGAGGAGCTGGAATCCTGGCTGCGCCAGGCGAACGTCGGTTACGAGCGCCCGGACGACATCGCGGCCACGGTGGCCGAGGCACTCGCCGCCGACCGGATCGTCGCCTGGTTCCATGGCCGGGCCGAGTTCGGGCCACGCGCACTCGGCCACCGGTCGCTGCTCGCGCATCCCGGGCACCCGGCGAACCTGGACCGGCTGAACGAGGTCAAGGGGCGCGAGCAGTTCCGCCCGGTCGCGCCCATGGTGCCGGCCGAGCGGGCGGGTGAGCTGTTCACCCGTGGCCCACTGCCCAGCCCGTACATGCTCTTCGTGCACGACGTGCGGCCCGAGTGGCGCGACCGCATCCCTGCGGTCACCCATGTCGACGGCACGGCCCGCATCCAGACCGTGGACGCGGCCGCCGAACCGTTGCTGGCCCGGCTGCTTGCCGAGTTCGACGCGCGCACCGGCCTGCCCGCGGTGGTCAACACCAGCCTCAACACCGCGGGCAGGCCGATGGTGGACGATCCGCGGGACGCGCTGGAGTGCTTCGGCTCGGCCCCGGTGGACCTGCTGGCGATCGGACCGTTCGTGGTGTGGCGCCGATGA
- a CDS encoding glycosyltransferase, which yields MTPSRDARTTVVIATRDRAGELARTLRRLLALRPRPPIVVVDNASTDDTAEDVLATRPDPAAVRLLRLPDNAGAAARNVGVVAADTPYVAFSDDDSWWAPGALPRAADALDRHPRIGLVAARTLVGPGERPDPVDELLAGSPLGTEPGLPGPSVLGFLACSAVVRRSAFDEVGGFSPLLHFGAEETLLAYDLAAAGWVSCYLAEVRAHHHPAARRMAPARRARLERRNHALISWLRRPPAYCVRSAAGLLRDPVAAAGALRRLPRALAGRSPLPSDVERKVRVLEG from the coding sequence ATGACCCCGTCCCGCGACGCGCGCACCACCGTGGTGATCGCCACCAGGGATCGCGCGGGCGAGCTGGCCCGTACCCTCCGGCGGCTGCTCGCCCTCCGCCCGCGCCCGCCGATCGTCGTGGTGGACAACGCCTCCACCGACGACACCGCCGAGGACGTGCTGGCTACCCGGCCGGACCCGGCGGCGGTCCGGCTGCTCCGGCTGCCGGACAACGCCGGGGCCGCCGCCCGGAACGTGGGCGTCGTCGCGGCGGACACTCCCTACGTGGCGTTCAGCGATGATGACTCCTGGTGGGCGCCGGGTGCGTTGCCGCGTGCCGCGGACGCGCTGGACCGTCATCCGCGGATCGGGCTGGTCGCCGCTCGCACGCTGGTCGGGCCGGGGGAGCGGCCGGACCCGGTGGATGAACTGCTGGCCGGCAGCCCGCTGGGCACCGAACCCGGCCTGCCAGGGCCCTCGGTGCTGGGTTTCCTCGCCTGCTCGGCAGTGGTGCGCCGGAGCGCCTTCGACGAGGTGGGCGGGTTCAGCCCGCTGCTGCACTTCGGTGCCGAGGAGACCCTGCTCGCCTACGACCTCGCCGCGGCGGGGTGGGTGTCGTGCTACCTCGCCGAGGTGCGGGCACACCACCATCCGGCGGCCAGGCGGATGGCACCGGCGCGCCGCGCGCGGCTGGAACGCCGCAACCACGCGCTGATCTCCTGGCTGCGGCGCCCGCCCGCGTATTGCGTCCGGAGCGCGGCAGGACTGCTGCGGGACCCGGTGGCGGCCGCGGGGGCGTTGCGCAGGCTGCCCCGTGCGCTGGCCGGGCGGTCCCCGCTGCCGTCCGATGTGGAACGAAAGGTACGCGTGCTGGAAGGGTGA
- a CDS encoding glycosyltransferase yields MRISMVSEHASPLAALGEVDAGGQNLHVAELSAALSARGHQVTVYTRRDDPGLPEEVSCADGYRVVHVPAGPPERIPKDELLPYMGEFADFLRARWTRERPDLAHAHFWMSGLAATLAARELDVPVVQTFHALGVVKQRHQGAADTSPPERVKLERLIGRRAARVAATCTDEVFEIARMGVPRARIGVVPCGVDLSRFAPDGPRAAKGARHRVVTVGRLVPRKGFDLAIEALRKLPQTELVIAGGPQGGRLARDGEARRLRALAERLGVGDRVLLPGQVRRADMPALLRSADVVACTPWYEPFGIVPLEAMACGVPVVAAAVGGLPDTVVDGVTGTLVPPRQPDALAEAIRHLLRNPVTADGYGIAGRDRAQARYSWDRIAYDTLRLYRRAVPTPEPAGATRKAAE; encoded by the coding sequence ATGCGAATCTCGATGGTCTCCGAGCACGCCAGCCCGCTCGCCGCACTCGGCGAGGTGGACGCAGGCGGGCAGAACCTCCACGTCGCCGAGCTTTCCGCTGCGCTGAGCGCGCGAGGACACCAGGTCACCGTCTACACCAGACGGGACGATCCGGGCCTTCCTGAGGAGGTCAGCTGCGCGGACGGGTACCGGGTGGTGCACGTTCCGGCCGGGCCGCCGGAGCGGATACCCAAGGACGAACTGCTGCCGTATATGGGCGAGTTCGCCGACTTCCTTCGTGCCCGGTGGACGCGGGAGCGGCCGGACCTGGCGCATGCGCATTTCTGGATGTCCGGGCTGGCGGCGACCCTGGCCGCGAGGGAACTCGACGTTCCGGTGGTGCAGACCTTCCACGCGCTCGGCGTGGTGAAGCAACGTCATCAGGGAGCGGCCGACACCAGCCCGCCGGAGCGGGTGAAACTGGAGCGGCTGATCGGCAGGCGCGCCGCCCGGGTGGCCGCGACCTGCACCGACGAGGTGTTCGAGATCGCCCGGATGGGCGTCCCACGGGCCCGCATCGGCGTGGTGCCCTGCGGGGTGGACCTGTCCCGTTTCGCTCCGGATGGGCCACGGGCGGCCAAGGGTGCAAGGCACCGGGTGGTCACGGTCGGCAGGCTGGTGCCGCGTAAGGGTTTTGACCTCGCCATCGAGGCACTGCGCAAGCTGCCGCAGACCGAACTGGTGATCGCGGGCGGCCCGCAGGGTGGCCGCCTCGCGCGGGACGGCGAGGCGCGGCGGCTGCGCGCGCTCGCCGAACGGCTCGGCGTCGGCGACCGGGTGCTGCTGCCCGGTCAGGTGCGGCGCGCCGATATGCCGGCGCTGCTGCGTTCGGCCGACGTCGTGGCCTGCACCCCGTGGTACGAGCCGTTCGGCATCGTGCCACTGGAGGCGATGGCCTGCGGCGTGCCGGTCGTGGCGGCCGCGGTGGGCGGCCTGCCCGACACCGTTGTGGACGGTGTCACCGGAACGCTGGTGCCGCCGCGCCAGCCGGACGCGCTGGCCGAGGCGATCCGGCACCTGCTGCGCAACCCGGTCACGGCCGACGGCTACGGAATCGCAGGCCGTGACCGCGCGCAGGCCCGCTACTCCTGGGACCGCATCGCCTACGACACGTTGCGCCTCTACCGCCGCGCCGTGCCCACCCCGGAACCGGCGGGCGCGACACGCAAGGCGGCCGAGTAA
- a CDS encoding HAD-IIIA family hydrolase — MSGHRDYGDYSIVIPTAGRPNLRELLTALDSAAGPPPAEIIVVDDRPGGAGLDLPEITVPVRALRSGGRGPAAARNTGWRAAGTEWVAFLDDDVRVPADWPARLAADLAAAGARTGASQARLTVPAPRDRRPTDDERRTMGLAGSWWITADMAYRRGALARVGGFDERFPRAYREDSDLALRVWDAGYRIDLGERQVIHPMSQGSPLASVRAQAGNADDALLRRKHGRRWRQRTGAGRGRLGPHMLTTSAAVAAAGFGLAGRSRPALAAAALWACASTEFALRRILPGPRTRGEVARMALTSVLIPPLACAHRLAGEVRARMLPPEPPAAVLFDRDDTLIVDVPYLADPERVRPVAAAAAALRPLRATGVPLGVVSNQSGVARGLIGTDQLAAVNARVEQLLGPFDTWQVCTHGEAERCECRKPRPGLIRRAAAALGVEVRRCVVIGDTGADITAALAAGAAGILVPTQRTRGAETRWARRNALVARDLAHAVRLAGVR; from the coding sequence ATGAGTGGCCACCGCGACTACGGCGACTACAGCATCGTCATCCCCACCGCAGGGCGGCCGAACCTGCGCGAGTTGCTGACCGCGCTGGACTCCGCCGCCGGACCCCCTCCCGCCGAGATCATCGTGGTGGACGACCGCCCCGGCGGGGCAGGTCTCGACCTGCCGGAGATCACCGTCCCGGTGCGGGCGCTGCGCTCCGGCGGGCGGGGCCCGGCCGCGGCCCGCAACACCGGCTGGCGTGCCGCGGGCACCGAGTGGGTCGCCTTCCTCGACGACGACGTCCGCGTGCCGGCGGACTGGCCCGCCCGGCTCGCCGCGGACCTGGCGGCCGCGGGAGCACGGACCGGCGCCTCGCAGGCACGCCTCACCGTGCCCGCCCCGCGGGACCGCAGGCCCACCGACGACGAGCGGCGCACCATGGGGCTGGCCGGTTCCTGGTGGATCACCGCGGACATGGCCTACCGGCGCGGCGCACTCGCCAGGGTCGGCGGCTTCGACGAACGCTTCCCGCGCGCCTACCGGGAGGACTCCGATCTCGCCCTGCGGGTGTGGGACGCCGGTTACCGCATCGACCTCGGCGAGCGGCAGGTCATCCACCCGATGAGCCAGGGCAGCCCGCTGGCCAGCGTCCGTGCCCAGGCCGGCAACGCCGACGATGCGCTGCTGCGCCGCAAGCACGGGCGCCGGTGGCGGCAGCGGACCGGCGCGGGCAGGGGGCGGCTGGGGCCACACATGCTGACCACGTCGGCGGCCGTGGCCGCTGCCGGGTTCGGGCTCGCCGGACGGTCGCGGCCCGCACTGGCCGCGGCGGCGCTCTGGGCCTGCGCGAGCACGGAGTTCGCCCTGCGCCGCATCCTGCCCGGCCCGCGTACCCGCGGCGAGGTGGCGCGGATGGCGCTGACCAGCGTGCTCATCCCACCCCTCGCCTGTGCGCACCGGCTGGCCGGCGAGGTACGCGCCCGCATGCTCCCGCCCGAACCACCCGCCGCGGTGCTGTTCGACCGGGACGACACGTTGATCGTGGATGTCCCGTACCTGGCCGACCCGGAGCGGGTACGCCCGGTCGCCGCCGCGGCGGCGGCCCTGCGGCCACTGCGCGCCACCGGTGTCCCGCTCGGCGTGGTGAGCAACCAGTCCGGCGTGGCCCGCGGCCTCATCGGGACCGACCAGCTGGCCGCGGTGAACGCCAGGGTCGAGCAGTTGCTCGGCCCGTTCGACACCTGGCAGGTGTGCACGCACGGCGAGGCCGAACGGTGCGAATGCCGCAAGCCCCGCCCCGGGCTCATCCGGCGTGCGGCCGCGGCGCTGGGCGTGGAGGTGCGCCGGTGCGTGGTCATCGGCGACACCGGCGCGGACATCACCGCGGCGCTGGCCGCCGGTGCCGCGGGCATCCTCGTGCCAACGCAGCGCACCCGCGGTGCGGAGACCCGGTGGGCACGGCGGAACGCCCTGGTGGCACGGGATCTGGCCCATGCCGTGCGGTTGGCGGGTGTGCGATGA